Proteins encoded within one genomic window of Theobroma cacao cultivar B97-61/B2 chromosome 7, Criollo_cocoa_genome_V2, whole genome shotgun sequence:
- the LOC18594551 gene encoding feruloyl CoA ortho-hydroxylase 2 yields MAPSFDDSSSLFNFVVRDGNGVKGMVDLGLSKVPQAYMQPPKERIDKQNASKHEQPPIDLSRLDGPYHDEVAKEIVRAAETLGFFQVVNHGVPVDLLESLKDTAHKFFGLPPERKAVYRTEVSPTSLVKYGTSFVPEKEKALEWKDYISMAYTNDAEVLEHWPIECREVAIEYLKTSLEMVKKLLHVLMRNLGVELDDSKIDSLIGRKTVHMNYYPTCPNPELTVGVGRHSDMGTLTVLLHDGIGGLYVNVPEDADISKKGEWVEIPPIPGALVINVGDMLQILSNGRYKSAEHRVRTTSAKSRVSIPIFTIPKPTEKIAPLPQVVEKDGIAHYREFLLADCMNNFFGNPHDGKKSLDFARI; encoded by the exons ATGGCTCCTAGCTTTGATGATAGCAGCTCGCTTTTCAACTTTGTTGTCCGAGATGGAAATGGTGTCAAAGGAATGGTGGACTTAGGCTTATCGAAGGTGCCACAGGCTTACATGCAACCACCAAAAGAGCGAATAGACAAGCAAAACGCGAGCAAACATGAGCAGCCGCCGATTGATTTGTCGAGGCTAGATGGCCCTTACCATGATGAAGTGGCCAAGGAAATTGTTAGAGCAGCTGAGACTCTGGGCTTCTTCCAAGTTGTGAACCATGGAGTGCCTGTTGATCTACTAGAGTCCCTTAAGGATACCGCACATAAATTCTTCGGACTGCCCCCAGAAAGGAAGGCTGTTTATCGTACAGAAGTGAGTCCAACCTCCTTAGTGAAGTATGGGACCAGTTTTGTGccagagaaagagaaagcatTGGAGTGGAAAGACTATATCAGCATGGCATACACCAATGACGCCGAAGTTCTCGAACATTGGCCCATAGAGTGCAG GGAAGTGGCAATTGAGTATTTGAAGACATCACTTGAGATGGTGAAGAAATTACTTCATGTTTTGATGCGAAACCTCGGAGTCGAACTAGATGACTCAAAAATTGATTCACTTATTGGGAGGAAGACTGTCCATATGAACTACTATCCCACATGTCCTAATCCTGAGCTTACAGTTGGTGTAGGACGTCATTCTGATATGGGCACTCTCACTGTCTTGTTACATGATGGGATAGGTGGTTTGTATGTAAATGTTCCAGAAGATGCAGATATTAGTAAGAAGGGAGAATGGGTAGAGATCCCTCCTATTCCTGGTGCTTTGGTCATCAATGTTGGCGATATGTTACAG ATATTGAGCAATGGAAGGTATAAAAGCGCAGAACATAGAGTTCGTACAACAAGTGCAAAATCAAGGGTGTCAATACCAATATTTACAATTCCAAAACCAACAGAAAAGATTGCACCGCTTCCTCAAGTGGTCGAGAAAGATGGAATTGCTCATTATAGAGAATTTCTGCTTGCAGATTGCATGAACAACTTTTTTGGAAATCCACATGATGGTAAAAAGTCTCTTGATTTTGCAAGGATTTAA
- the LOC18594553 gene encoding feruloyl CoA ortho-hydroxylase 1, with protein sequence MAPSFDDSSSLFNFVVRDGNGVKGIVDLGLSKVPQAYMQPPKERIDKQNASKHEQPPIDLSRLGGPDHDEVVKEIVRAAETLGFFQVVNHGVPVELLESLKDTAHNFFSLPPERKAIYLTEVSPTPLVKYGTSFVPEKERALEWKDYISMQYTSDAEALEHWPIECREVALEYLRTSIGMVSKLLEVLMGNLGVKPEDSKIDALFDKKMINMNFYPTCPNPDLTVGVGRHSDMGTLTVLLQDGIGGLYVKIEDDIDFGKKGEWIEIPPIPGALVINVGDMLQILSNGKYKSAEHRVRTTSTKSRVSIPIFTIPKPTEKIAPLPQVVEKDGIALYREFVLADYMNNFFGNAHDGKKSLDFAKINSA encoded by the exons ATGGCTCCTAGCTTTGATGATAGCAGCTCGCTTTTCAACTTTGTTGTCCGAGATGGAAATGGTGTCAAAGGAATAGTGGACTTAGGCTTGTCGAAGGTGCCACAGGCTTACATGCAACCACCAAAAGAGCGAATAGACAAGCAAAACGCGAGCAAACATGAGCAACCACCGATTGATTTGTCGAGGCTAGGTGGCCCTGATCATGATGAAGTGGTCAAGGAAATTGTTAGAGCTGCTGAGACTCTGGGCTTCTTCCAAGTTGTGAACCATGGAGTGCCTGTTGAACTACTAGAGTCCCTTAAGGATACCGCGCATAATTTCTTCAGCCTGCCCCCTGAAAGGAAGGCTATTTATCTCACAGAAGTGAGTCCTACCCCGTTAGTGAAGTACGGAACGAGCTTCGTGCCAGAGAAAGAGCGAGCATTAGAATGGAAAGATTATATCAGCATGCAATACACCAGTGATGCCGAAGCTCTTGAACATTGGCCTATTGAGTGCAG GGAAGTGGCACTTGAATACCTGAGGACATCAATCGGCATGGTGAGCAAATTGCTTGAAGTTTTAATGGGAAATCTAGGGGTGAAACCAGAAGACTCAAAGATCGACGCACTCTTTGATAAGAAGATGATTAATATGAACTTCTATCCAACATGTCCTAATCCAGATCTCACAGTAGGAGTAGGACGTCACTCCGATATGGGTACTCTTACCGTCTTATTGCAGGATGGAATTGGTGGTTtatatgtgaaaattgaagatGATATAGATTttggaaagaaaggagagtGGATAGAGATCCCTCCTATCCCTGGTGCTTTGGTCATCAATGTTGGCGATATGTTACAG ATACTAAGCAATGGAAAGTACAAAAGTGCAGAGCACAGAGTTCGTACCACAAGCACAAAATCAAGAGTTTCAATACCAATATTTACAATTCCAAAACCAACAGAAAAGATTGCACCGTTGCCTCAAGTGGTTGAGAAAGATGGAATTGCTCTTTATAGAGAGTTTGTTCTTGCTGATTACATGAACAATTTTTTTGGAAATGCACACGACGGCAAGAAGTCCCTTGATTTTGCAAAAATTAATTCTGCATGA